The Candidatus Roseilinea sp. genome contains a region encoding:
- a CDS encoding AraC family transcriptional regulator, which produces MSALIQNLSSVHRICTTGAVTFGDVTYRPGGQCGPRVQQDFQLVAIYEGEAHIQVDDALRHLPSQHIALMRPGHAEWFQFAAATRTHHTWCAVHPSLIAAPWREALTATPFCLPITPRLHGLIEMGLSFAPSDLPSAQALLIQLGLSALLAYAFEAERAALNSLTPEAVVKAQRFIESNLSQPITLDAIARAANVSPAHLIKLFRRHLHTTPMRYAWDARVRRGAQLLIQSGLPVGEIAVQCGFRTPFHFSRLIKQRYGCAPRELRGRAWR; this is translated from the coding sequence ATGTCTGCGCTGATTCAGAATTTATCCAGCGTTCATCGCATCTGCACCACGGGCGCGGTCACGTTTGGAGACGTGACCTACCGGCCGGGCGGACAGTGCGGGCCGCGCGTGCAACAGGACTTCCAACTGGTCGCCATCTACGAGGGCGAAGCTCACATCCAAGTGGATGACGCGCTGCGTCACTTGCCCAGCCAGCACATCGCCCTGATGCGGCCCGGCCACGCCGAGTGGTTTCAATTCGCCGCCGCGACACGAACCCATCACACGTGGTGCGCCGTGCACCCATCGCTGATCGCTGCGCCATGGCGCGAGGCGCTGACCGCAACGCCGTTCTGCCTACCCATCACGCCGCGTTTGCACGGCTTGATCGAAATGGGGCTGTCGTTCGCGCCAAGCGACCTGCCCTCGGCTCAGGCGTTGTTGATCCAACTGGGCTTGAGCGCGTTGCTCGCCTATGCCTTCGAGGCCGAACGCGCTGCGCTGAATTCACTCACGCCCGAAGCCGTCGTGAAGGCGCAACGATTCATCGAGTCCAACCTGTCGCAGCCGATCACACTGGACGCAATCGCTCGCGCGGCCAACGTGTCGCCCGCTCATCTCATTAAGCTCTTCCGCCGGCACCTACACACCACGCCGATGCGTTACGCGTGGGACGCGCGCGTCCGTCGCGGCGCACAATTGCTCATCCAGAGCGGCCTGCCGGTGGGCGAGATCGCCGTGCAGTGCGGCTTCCGGACACCGTTTCACTTCTCGCGGCTCATCAAGCAACGCTATGGCTGCGCACCGCGCGAACTGCGCGGACGCGCCTGGAGGTGA